A genomic region of Saprospiraceae bacterium contains the following coding sequences:
- a CDS encoding FAD-binding protein → MKFSTKEIYSELAASIKGEVYTDALQTGIYATDASNYQIQPQAIALPKDEDDVKHIVALATKYGLAIVARGGGTSLVGQTVGEGLVVDFTKYMSGILEINSAEQWAWVQPGIVRDELNRQLLKYQLHFAPDPATSSRATVGGMIANNSSGTRSILYGKTLDHVLELEVLLADGTLLHCKDLTAPELEHKLEGIDRESDLYKSIFKIIQEHRAEIESGFPKVMRRVGGYNLDEFTGNSWNLSKLITGSECTLGIILKAKIKLEPNPKFQSLCIVHFEDFFDSISHMQTMVDFKPASVELLDHLLIEKSRENIETKRYCNFIQGEPGGVQVVEFYGETQQEAEQKANELALHLKKLNIAYAWPVISDPKEIDAVFTVRKKGLGLLMGVKGNRKPIAFIEDAAVPLEHLSKYIREVFDLCHRHDVPVVAYAHASVGLLHVKPMLDLRDAEDIDRMKLISSECLQLVKKYKGSWSGEHGDGLARSPYNEAFFGSPLYQAFREIKNIFDPQHIMNPGKITEAPPVDQNLRYGKSYREQAFKSMFQYRSEGSFSEAVHLCNGVGECRKLQGGTMCPSYRATLEEKDSTRGRANLLRLAMSGQLDDLGLESPLLEEILDLCLSCKACKSECPSNVDMSKLKSEVLHVAKNKSGKTLTDHFILAQNKIAMASTGWPAGLVNAFLQTKLFRASLEKISGLDRRRILPSYAKSKFVTNHVDTKDPDVVLFADTYIKYHEPSIGYTALKLLESLGLKVAVYKKNCCQRPAISKGLLREARHQGETTLKDLEIYLKQQIPVVVCEPSCATALKDDVPDLIEDHRYANYTPHIYQLEDFLCSRQDWINRIRIRPGKYILHGHCHQKAMFTTQSIHRIFKIQTNVSLEELQTGCCGMAGSFGYEKKHYDLSKTIAETSLIPGIQKSDSDAHIIATGFSCRHQIHDFAGRTAKHWIEYVEC, encoded by the coding sequence ATGAAATTTAGCACAAAGGAAATTTATTCAGAATTAGCTGCTTCCATCAAAGGAGAAGTTTATACCGATGCCCTCCAGACCGGTATTTACGCTACTGATGCCAGCAATTATCAGATCCAGCCACAGGCCATTGCGCTTCCTAAAGACGAAGATGATGTCAAACATATCGTAGCTCTGGCTACAAAATACGGCTTAGCAATAGTAGCCCGTGGTGGAGGCACCAGCCTGGTCGGCCAGACCGTAGGAGAAGGTTTGGTCGTCGATTTTACAAAATATATGTCCGGTATTCTAGAGATCAATTCCGCGGAACAATGGGCATGGGTGCAGCCGGGCATCGTGAGAGATGAGCTCAACCGCCAATTGCTCAAATATCAATTACATTTTGCTCCGGATCCGGCAACCAGCAGCCGCGCCACTGTAGGCGGGATGATTGCCAACAACAGCAGCGGTACGAGAAGTATCTTATATGGCAAAACATTAGACCATGTACTTGAGCTCGAAGTCTTACTTGCAGACGGAACACTGCTGCATTGCAAAGACCTCACTGCTCCTGAACTCGAACACAAATTAGAGGGCATTGACCGCGAATCAGATCTCTATAAAAGTATTTTCAAAATTATACAGGAACATCGCGCAGAAATAGAATCCGGATTTCCAAAAGTTATGCGAAGGGTTGGAGGATACAATCTCGATGAATTTACAGGAAACTCATGGAATCTAAGCAAACTTATCACTGGAAGTGAGTGCACTTTAGGCATCATACTCAAAGCAAAAATAAAGCTCGAACCAAATCCAAAATTTCAAAGTCTGTGCATCGTTCATTTTGAAGATTTCTTTGATTCCATTTCACATATGCAGACCATGGTGGATTTCAAACCCGCGTCTGTCGAACTGCTCGATCACCTTTTGATTGAAAAAAGCCGGGAAAATATTGAGACCAAAAGATATTGTAATTTCATTCAGGGCGAACCTGGTGGAGTACAGGTCGTTGAATTTTATGGGGAAACACAACAAGAAGCGGAACAAAAAGCAAATGAACTCGCACTGCATTTAAAAAAATTAAACATTGCATATGCCTGGCCGGTAATCTCAGATCCAAAAGAAATTGATGCTGTATTCACCGTTCGTAAAAAAGGATTGGGCCTGCTCATGGGTGTAAAGGGTAATAGGAAACCCATCGCTTTTATTGAAGACGCTGCTGTTCCTCTTGAACATTTGTCCAAATATATTAGAGAAGTATTTGATCTCTGCCATCGCCATGATGTACCCGTAGTTGCATATGCACATGCAAGCGTAGGTTTGCTGCACGTAAAACCAATGTTGGATCTCCGCGATGCAGAAGACATTGATCGCATGAAACTGATTTCATCTGAATGCTTGCAATTGGTCAAAAAATATAAAGGCAGCTGGAGTGGCGAACACGGCGATGGACTGGCAAGGAGTCCATATAATGAAGCGTTTTTCGGTTCTCCATTATATCAGGCATTTAGAGAAATCAAAAATATTTTCGACCCGCAACACATCATGAATCCGGGCAAAATTACGGAAGCGCCACCGGTCGATCAGAATTTAAGATACGGTAAAAGCTATCGGGAACAGGCTTTCAAATCCATGTTTCAGTATCGATCAGAAGGCAGTTTCTCAGAAGCTGTGCACTTATGTAATGGCGTGGGTGAATGCAGAAAACTGCAGGGCGGCACAATGTGTCCAAGTTATCGCGCTACACTTGAAGAAAAAGACAGCACGCGAGGACGGGCTAATTTGTTAAGACTCGCCATGAGCGGACAACTCGATGATCTCGGCCTGGAGAGTCCGCTACTCGAAGAAATCTTGGATCTTTGTCTCTCTTGTAAAGCATGTAAATCTGAATGCCCGAGTAATGTCGACATGTCTAAACTGAAAAGCGAAGTTCTCCATGTAGCCAAAAACAAGAGCGGAAAAACATTGACAGACCATTTTATTTTAGCCCAAAATAAAATTGCAATGGCAAGCACAGGATGGCCAGCCGGATTGGTCAATGCCTTTTTACAAACAAAACTATTTCGAGCAAGTCTCGAAAAAATTTCAGGCTTGGACCGCCGACGTATTTTACCGTCTTATGCGAAATCCAAGTTTGTAACAAATCATGTAGATACAAAAGATCCCGATGTAGTTCTGTTTGCAGATACCTATATCAAATACCACGAACCTTCCATTGGTTACACTGCCTTGAAACTATTAGAATCATTAGGACTAAAAGTTGCCGTTTATAAAAAGAATTGTTGTCAAAGACCGGCAATTTCAAAAGGATTACTACGGGAAGCACGACATCAGGGTGAAACCACATTGAAAGATCTGGAAATTTATTTAAAGCAACAAATTCCAGTAGTAGTTTGCGAACCTTCCTGCGCAACAGCCTTAAAAGACGATGTTCCGGATTTGATCGAAGATCATCGCTACGCAAATTATACACCGCATATTTATCAATTAGAGGATTTTCTTTGCAGTCGGCAAGATTGGATAAACCGCATCCGAATTCGGCCGGGAAAATACATTTTGCATGGTCATTGCCACCAAAAGGCCATGTTTACAACACAATCCATCCATCGCATATTTAAAATACAGACAAACGTTAGTTTGGAAGAGTTGCAAACCGGTTGTTGCGGTATGGCGGGATCATTTGGTTATGAAAAAAAGCATTATGACTTATCCAAAACCATTGCAGAAACTTCGCTGATTCCTGGAATTCAAAAATCTGACAGCGATGCCCATATCATTGCTACTGGTTTCAGTTGCCGGCACCAGATTCATGATTTTGCAGGACGGACGGCAAAACATTGGATTGAATATGTTGAATGCTGA
- a CDS encoding T9SS type A sorting domain-containing protein produces the protein MKTFHFIAFLVSFFYIQCDKLMSQTPNWIWAKSIGGSGNELGNFIAIDKAGDGSVYVVGPYQNTVDFDPGDGVSSLVSAGYYDFFILKLDKDGNFIWVKGIGGNLGSDVARSIVIDPSGNGDLFITGDFIGTVDFDPGMGISNLSSAGSNDNFVLKLDKDGNFLWVRAIRGTSNAGSNFITIDPAGSGDLYICGLFAGTVDFDPGAGVVQQISNGSFDLFILKLNRTGDFVWVKTAGGSNFDVAYQIAMDTINGGHVYITGRFRLAVDFDPGPGTHVITALGVDDIFILKLDQNGQFIWAKDLGGPGFGEGNALVIDQQVDGGLYLAGRIGGGSVDLDPGTGVHNVTAVGTTDMVICKFDKDGNFKWAKQMGGAGSETNANSISKHGAYLYISGFFANTIYFDNNNALQLKSAGSSDVFILKLEDSGNFNWVKEMGGSEYDIGLSMALDAEGKIHITGDYFSRSIICGNDELVNKDSTFNTVDVFIAKLDNIITSLDQDQYKHKISVYPNPFTDQLQIQFSEIPLDILQVDILNIYKEVVYLKKNFTESLELNLETNLLVPGIYFVRIQSKHFQEVIKIVKL, from the coding sequence ATGAAAACATTTCATTTCATTGCATTTTTGGTCTCATTTTTCTACATTCAATGCGACAAACTGATGTCCCAAACACCAAACTGGATCTGGGCGAAAAGTATAGGTGGTTCGGGAAATGAATTGGGTAATTTCATCGCGATTGATAAAGCTGGAGATGGAAGTGTATATGTGGTCGGGCCTTATCAAAATACAGTTGATTTTGATCCTGGTGACGGCGTAAGCAGCCTCGTTTCAGCTGGTTATTATGACTTCTTTATTTTGAAATTGGATAAAGATGGAAATTTTATCTGGGTAAAAGGGATCGGCGGAAATCTTGGAAGTGATGTGGCCAGATCCATAGTCATAGATCCATCAGGCAATGGTGATTTGTTTATTACGGGGGACTTTATCGGTACCGTCGATTTTGATCCGGGTATGGGTATTTCCAATTTATCATCAGCCGGATCCAATGATAATTTTGTACTTAAATTGGATAAGGATGGAAACTTTTTATGGGTTCGCGCGATTAGGGGTACAAGTAACGCAGGCAGTAACTTTATCACCATCGATCCGGCAGGCAGTGGAGATCTTTACATTTGCGGTTTGTTTGCAGGCACTGTCGATTTTGACCCAGGTGCCGGCGTTGTCCAACAGATTTCCAATGGATCTTTTGATCTTTTTATTTTAAAGCTAAACCGCACAGGAGATTTTGTTTGGGTTAAAACCGCAGGTGGTAGCAATTTTGATGTTGCCTATCAAATAGCCATGGATACGATTAATGGAGGACATGTCTATATTACTGGTCGGTTTCGGCTCGCGGTTGATTTTGATCCAGGTCCCGGAACGCATGTCATTACCGCTTTAGGCGTTGATGACATTTTTATTTTAAAATTGGATCAAAATGGACAGTTTATTTGGGCAAAAGATTTGGGGGGTCCCGGATTTGGTGAAGGAAATGCATTGGTGATTGATCAACAAGTTGATGGCGGATTGTATTTAGCTGGTAGAATTGGCGGCGGATCCGTTGATCTCGATCCCGGTACGGGCGTTCATAATGTAACAGCCGTCGGTACTACAGATATGGTCATTTGTAAATTTGATAAAGATGGAAACTTTAAATGGGCTAAACAAATGGGCGGTGCCGGTTCAGAAACCAATGCAAATTCCATCAGTAAGCATGGTGCTTATCTTTATATATCCGGATTTTTTGCAAACACGATTTACTTCGACAACAACAACGCTTTACAATTAAAATCGGCTGGCAGCAGTGATGTTTTTATTTTAAAATTAGAAGATTCCGGAAATTTCAATTGGGTTAAAGAAATGGGTGGATCAGAATATGACATTGGATTATCAATGGCACTTGATGCTGAAGGAAAAATCCATATTACCGGTGATTATTTTAGTCGATCCATCATCTGCGGAAATGATGAACTTGTTAATAAGGATAGCACCTTTAATACGGTTGATGTGTTTATAGCTAAATTGGACAACATCATTACTTCCTTAGATCAAGATCAATATAAGCATAAAATTAGCGTTTATCCGAATCCATTCACTGATCAATTACAAATCCAATTTTCAGAAATTCCATTGGATATTTTACAAGTGGATATCCTTAATATTTATAAAGAAGTTGTCTATTTGAAAAAGAATTTTACTGAAAGCCTGGAATTGAATCTGGAAACCAATTTATTGGTTCCCGGAATTTATTTCGTTCGCATCCAATCCAAGCACTTTCAGGAAGTGATCAAGATCGTAAAATTGTAA